AATCTACCCCTTTACTTCTATTCTCCTATAATCTTTACTAAAACTCTCTTTCTCCTTTTTCCATCAAACTCTCCATAAAATATTTGCTCCCATGGGCCAAAATCTAATTTTCCATCTGTTATAGCCACAACAACTTCTCTTCCCATAATTGTCCTCTTTAAATGTGCATCTGCATTATCTTCAAATCCATTATGGTCATATTGATCATAAGGCTTTTCTGGAGCTAGTTTTTCTAAAAAGCGTTCA
This region of Caloranaerobacter sp. TR13 genomic DNA includes:
- a CDS encoding secondary thiamine-phosphate synthase enzyme YjbQ is translated as MKTYRKELWFKTETRRAFINITPQIEECLKESGIKEGLLLCNAMHITSSVFINDDELGLHRDFERFLEKLAPEKPYDQYDHNGFEDNADAHLKRTIMGREVVVAITDGKLDFGPWEQIFYGEFDGKRRKRVLVKIIGE